The Cyprinus carpio isolate SPL01 chromosome A5, ASM1834038v1, whole genome shotgun sequence genome has a segment encoding these proteins:
- the vamp5 gene encoding vesicle-associated membrane protein 5, whose product MEKGQSRLRQAQQDVEDIKVIMLDNIDKAGERAGKLGELEDRADKLLVKSEQFSKTSTKVKQKKRWENIKYKVIIAAVVAAVLLGIIVAVAVSLSREDSKNTPEDTSAAQAPGDG is encoded by the exons GAGAAGGGGCAAAGCCGCCTCCGTCAGGCCCAGCAGGATGTGGAGGATATCAAAGTTATCATGCTGGACAACATAGACAAGGCTGGCGAGCGTGCAGGAAAACTCGGGGAGCTTGAGGACAGAGCTGATAAACTCCTTGTAAAG AGCGAACAATTCTCAAAGACCTCGACTAAGGTGAAACAGAAGAAGCGCTGGGAGAATATTAAGTACAAAGTGATAATAGCAGCAGTTGTAGCTGCAGTGTTGCTCGGCATTATTGTGGCTGTGGCTGTGAGCTTAAGCAGAGAGGACAGTAAAAACACACCTGAAGACACGTCGGCAGCACAAGCACCAGGAGATGGCTAG